In Deltaproteobacteria bacterium, a single genomic region encodes these proteins:
- a CDS encoding glutathione S-transferase family protein: protein MKIYDSQTAPNPRRVRIFLAEKGISVPYEQVDIGKAENRAPEFRKKNPLGVLPVLELDDGTCIAESVAICRYFEETQPNPPLMGVDARDRALVEMWQRRMESEVLIPIAQVFRNGHPFFKGRIPQVPEWGEVCRKQAVHQLGWLDEVLAQREFIAGARYTIADITALCGIDFGRVSAIKIQPEQKNLARWHAAVSARPSAKA from the coding sequence AAATCTACGACAGCCAGACCGCTCCCAACCCGCGCCGCGTGCGCATCTTTCTCGCCGAGAAGGGCATCAGCGTGCCCTACGAACAGGTCGACATCGGCAAGGCGGAGAATCGCGCGCCGGAGTTTCGCAAGAAGAATCCACTCGGCGTGCTGCCCGTCCTCGAACTCGACGACGGCACCTGCATCGCCGAGAGCGTGGCGATCTGTCGCTACTTCGAGGAGACGCAGCCGAACCCGCCGCTGATGGGCGTCGATGCGCGTGACCGGGCGCTGGTCGAAATGTGGCAGCGCCGGATGGAGTCGGAAGTTTTGATTCCGATTGCGCAGGTGTTTCGCAACGGGCATCCGTTCTTCAAGGGCCGCATTCCGCAAGTGCCCGAGTGGGGCGAGGTCTGTCGCAAGCAGGCGGTGCACCAACTCGGTTGGCTCGACGAAGTCCTCGCCCAGCGCGAGTTCATCGCCGGCGCACGCTACACCATCGCCGACATCACGGCATTGTGCGGCATCGACTTCGGCCGCGTCAGCGCCATCAAGATTCAGCCCGAGCAGAAGAATCTGGCGCGCTGGCATGCCGCAGTATCCGCGCGGCCGAGTGCAAAGGCGTAA